The Acidobacteriota bacterium genomic interval GCAAGAAGAGCGTCGAGGAGATGACCGCCCTCGTCGATCGCGGCCCGTTCATCGCCGACGAGGCGAAGAAAGAGGGGCTGGTCGACAGGATCGGCTATCTCGACGAGTTCCGCGACGCGGCCGAGAAGAGAGCCGGCGGCCACCTCAACACGCTCAACTGGCGCGAGTACCTCAAGCGCCGGAGCGGCCTCGGCGTCGGGTCGAGCAAGATCGCCGTCATCCACGGCACAGGGCTCGTCATGCGCGGGCGCAGCGGCTACGACCCGGAGGCCGGCTGGCTCATGGGATCGGACTCCGTCGCCGGCGCGATCCGCGACGCGCGGAAGGACGCGTCGGTCAAGGCGATCATCCTCAGGGTCGATTCCCCCGGCGGCTCCGCCGTCGCCTCCGACGTCATCTGGCGCGAGACCCAGCTCGCGAAGAAGGAGAAACCCTTCGTCGTCTCGATGTCCGACGTCGCCGCCTCGGGGGGGTACTACGTCGCGTGCGGCGCCGATCGCATCGTCGCCGAGCCCAACACCATCACCGCCTCGATCGGCGTCGTCTACGGCAAGTTCGTGATGAAAGGGCTCTACGACTGGGTCGGCCTCTCCTTCGGCACGCTCTCGAAGGGGAAGAACGCCGGCTTCTGGAGCGAGCTGAACCGCTGGAGCCCCGAGGAGAAGGATCAGATCTACTGGAAGTTCATGCACCAGATCTACGACCAGTTCCTCGCCCACGTCGCCACCGGGCGTCACATGACGCGCGAGGCCGTCGACAAGATCGCGCAGGGGCGCGTCTGGAGCGCGCGGCGCGCGAAGGAGCTGGGCCTCGTCGACGATCTCGGCGGCTTCCAGAAGGCCGTCGCCGTCGCGAAGGAGCTCGCGAAGA includes:
- the sppA gene encoding signal peptide peptidase SppA → MTRRGRGCLFALFGLAAVITVVVLAMTLSKGVERRTVVELNVSGMIQEERDESLRGRFLQGDVTLIAELRALFDKARRDDRVVGVMVNIKPFSMGFAKMQELREAVRSFRASGKWAICFLETAGEFTPGNGPYYLASAFDEITLSPAGSVNLSGIATETPFLRGTLDKLGIYPDFDAIGKYKNAKNIYTDKEFTDAHREATATLIDDLFTGMVEDIAASRKKSVEEMTALVDRGPFIADEAKKEGLVDRIGYLDEFRDAAEKRAGGHLNTLNWREYLKRRSGLGVGSSKIAVIHGTGLVMRGRSGYDPEAGWLMGSDSVAGAIRDARKDASVKAIILRVDSPGGSAVASDVIWRETQLAKKEKPFVVSMSDVAASGGYYVACGADRIVAEPNTITASIGVVYGKFVMKGLYDWVGLSFGTLSKGKNAGFWSELNRWSPEEKDQIYWKFMHQIYDQFLAHVATGRHMTREAVDKIAQGRVWSARRAKELGLVDDLGGFQKAVAVAKELAKIPADEDVRFEILPEKPGFWDSIWNSDSADESARAGTSGVLTALRPAAQAALLAGEPMLIADPTGVTGD